The DNA window GCTCGACAATATGATCGACGTACTGGGCGCCACGGCGGGTGTCATCGTGCAGAACGCCAGCGTCGGCGCCGACAGCCCCGACTTCATGGCACGCGGCTCCATCATCAATAACTTCCAGATCGACGGAGTGCCCACGTCTTCCCTGCTGAGCAATGACCTGCACAGCACCGCCATCTATGACCGCGTCGAGGTCGTACGGGGCGCGACCGGCATGATGAGCGGGCTGGGTACGCCATCGGCGACGGTCAACCTGATTCGCAAGCGCCCCACCTACGACCCGCAGGTCGGCTTCACCGCCGAAGCGGGCAACTGGGAACGCTATGGAAGTGGCATGGATGTGTCCGGCCCCCTCAACGAAAGCGGCAACATTCGGGGCCGCCTGGTCGTCGACTACAAGCATCAGCATGCGTGGGTCGATCGTTACGAGCAGGAGTCTTTCGTTCTGTACGGCATCAGCGAAATCGACCTGAGCGACACCACCCTGCTGACCCTGGGCTTCAGCCACCTGACGCGGGACAGCAACTCGCAGTTCAGGGCTACGCCGTTGTTCTTCAGTAACGGACAAAAAGTCGGCTTTGGCGCATCCGACTATAAATGGCCGAAGTGGAACCATTACGACCAGGAACTGAACAACGCCTTCGTCTCTCTCGAACAGCAGCTTGGCTCAAGCTGGAGTGGAAAGGTCGAGCTCAACTACACCCAGAATGAATACGATGCACTCCTCACGAATATCAGGGGCTCGATCGACCAGGCAACCGGCACCGGGGCAACCCTCTGGCCGGGCCGCTGGATAAGCAATTCAGAGCAACTCAGCCTGGATGCCTACGCCACGGGGGCGTTCTCTCTGTTCGGGCGAGAGCATGAACTGATCAGCGGCGTCACACTGTCCGACCTGTGGGCCAAAGGCCCCGCATATGGCCTGTCTCCCAGCTACGACAGGAATATTCCCAACTTCCTCGATATTGGCGCCATGCCCAAGCCCGACTTCATCGACTACGGGAACAACGTGCGCAATGAATTCCAGTACAGCGCCTTTGCGAGCTCCCGCTTCCAACTGACCGACAGTACCGACCTCCTGCTCGGCGGCCGCGTCATCGACTGGCGGCGCATCATGGAATATCCGGGGGCCGCCGACGTCCGCAGCCGGGAAAGCGGGGTATTCATTCCCTATGTGGGCATCGTGCAGACCCTGGACGACACCTGGTCGCTCTATGCCAGTTACACCAAGATCTTCCAGCCGCAGGAGGACTACGTCATCGAATACAACGGCACACCGCTGGAGCCTGAGGAAGGCACCAGCTACGAGGCCGGTATCAAGGCCAGTTTCAAGGATGGCCGCCTGACGTCCAGCCTGTCCGTGTTCAAGAACGAACAGGAAAACCTGGCTATCTGGAATAACGACACACTCATATACGACGTTTCGGACGCCGCCACGACCAAGGGGGTGGAACTGGAGCTCAACGGTGAACTGGCCGAAGGCTGGCAACTCACCAGCGGCTATTCCTATAGCGTGACCACTGACAAGGACAACAACCGCATCCTCTCGCGCCTGCCCCGACATAACCTGAAGACGTTCACGACCTACCGTTTGCCTGGCGCACTGAGCAAGCTCACCGTAGGCGGGGGGGTGAACTGGCAAAGCCGGATTGGCGAGGATCAGTACTGGCAAGAGAGTTATGCGCTGGTCAATCTGATGGCGCGCTACGCGATCACGGACAACCTGTCCGGCTCAGTCAACCTGAATAACGTGTTCGACAAGGAGTACTACTCGTACGTATACGCCTACGGACTTCATGGGGCTCCACGCAACTTCATGTTCTCCCTGAAGTACAGCTATTGACCTGACCGCCCATCCCGATAGAGCGGGTGATACCCGGCGTCTCGCATGCTGCCGGGTGTCACTGGTCAAGGTTGCTTGTCGCCTGCAACCTCAGTCATTGCGCTGATAGATGATCTTGCGCGTACCGCCATCGCAGCTACCGACCACCATCCCCTGGTCGCCGACGTCGGCGTTGTCGACGATCTCGAGGGTGTAGCTGGGGACGCCATTGGCCTGGATCTTCGCTTCGATCTCCGCCTTGAGTTCCTCGCAGGGCTTGGGGGCGGCGAAAGCGGACGTGGTGGCCAGGGTCAGTAGCAGGGTGCAGGTCCAGCGTGTCATGGTCGTTCTCCTTGCAAATCCGTTGCGAGCAGTTCCCGTAACCGCCCGTTCCTCTGTTCGAGTGGCATTGCCGCCAGGGATTCCACCCGTTGGTGAAATTCCCGCCAATCGCCCCGGGACTGCTCGAATATTCGGGCGAATGCCGCCACCCAGCGGTCGTACAGGCCGAAGGGCAGCAGCGTGGCATTGTTCAGCGGCTGCTGGAACCAGCGGTCGAGCCCCGGCAAAGGCTGCTCCTGATGCTCGCGCAGATGTCGGTAGGCCGTGCGCAGGCGGTCGAACTCGGTCTGTTTCAGTTGGCGCATGCGGGTTTCGTCATGGGGCTGGGCGTAGAGCCTGCGCAGGCGCTCCCGGCTGTCCAGCAGCAACTCGATCACCTGGCGGGAGGCCTCGCGGGCGGCCTGGTCGTGTTCCGGTAATCCCTGCTGCTGCCGCCACTCATGCAGCCCCTGCTGTTCGACGAAGCTGGCATAGGACTCGTTGAAGGTGGTGTCGTCACGGACATACAGGCGCTGGTGCGCCAACTCGTGGAAGATCAACCCGGCCAGTTGCTCGTCGTTGCGCCGCAACATGGTGTTGAGCAGCGGGTCGTCGAACCAACCCAGCGTCGAATAGGCCTCGACCCCGGCCACATGGGTATCGAAGCCCTGCTGCCGCAACATGGCGGCACGACCCCGCGCAGCGCCCTGGCGGTAGTAACCCTGGTAGGCGACGCATCCGGCGATCGGAAAGCAGCGCGTCAGCGGCTCCACCGAGAACTCCGGGGTGGCGAACAGGTTCCACACCACATAAGGGCGACCAAGGTCGGCGTACTGGCGGTAGCTGCCGTTGTCCGGCAGCGCCAGCCGCTCGCTGGCGAAGCGGCGCGCCTCTTGTGCATTGGCCAGGCGCTCACGCAATGCCGGGGCGGTGCCTGGGTCGTCCACCAGCGTGGCGACCGGCTGGCGCTGGCGCAGCAGTTCGAGCTGCCCCGTGGCCAACTGGCCGTAATAACTGGAGCAGCCGGCCAGCAGAATGAACAGCGACGGCAGGCAGAAGCGTGTCAGGCGCATGAGCGGATATGGCGGATATGGCATTGTGTGGTTCCGACGAAAAACGCCCTGCGAGGGTAAACCATGTTGCGCGCCTTGCTCGCCTGCCTGCTGCTGACCGGTTGTGCCAGCCCCCTGCCCGAGGCCGACCCCGGCATGGCCTGGGTCGATCTGCGCGGCCAGGTCACGGATATCTTCATGGCCGACCGGCTGGACGGCGTGCGCACGGCCGATGGCCGCTACTTCCAGGTCACACCGGGCGCCCACCGCCTGGAAGCGCGCTACGATTTCGAGGTCAGCGGCGGCGGTGGCACGAGCCTGTTCGGCGACAGCCAGTACCTGCGCTGCACGCTACTGGTACGCTACGACGCATTCCAGGCTGGCCGGCGCTATGTCTTCGAAGCCCGCTCCCTAGGCTTCCAGCCCCAGGGCTGGTTGCGTGACGAACAGGGCAAGGAGCTGGCAAAAGCCGAGGCCACCCGCTGTATCTAGCGATACACGCACCATCTTCCGAGGAGGAGAGCATGAGCAATCTTGAGCAGGTCCGTTTTTCCGCGCTGGAGCTGGCGCCCGTGCGCGATGACGGCAACGCGCGCCAGGCCCTGTACAACGCCCTGGCCCTGGCGCGGCATGTCGAGTCCCTCGGGTTCGAGCGCCTGTGGGTGGCAGAGCACCACAACATGGATGGCATCGCCAGTTCCGCCACCGCCGTGCTGATCGGCTACCTGGCTGCCGGCACCGAGCGCATCCGCCTCGGCTCGGGCGGGATCATGTTGCCCAACCATGCGCCACTGGTGATCGCCGAACAGTTCGGCACCCTGGAAGCGCTGTATCCGGGGCGGATCGACCTGGGCCTTGGCCGCGCTCCCGGCGCCGACCAGTTCACCGCCCGCGCACTGCGCCGCGACCGTCTGGGCAGCGCCGATGATTTCCCGGCGGACGTCGAGGAATTGCAGGCGCTGCTCGGACCGCGCCAGGCGCAACAGCAGGTGATCGCCATGCCCGGCGTCGACAGCCAGGTGCCGATCTGGTTGCTGGGATCGAGCCTGTTCAGCGCGCAACTGGCGGCGGCCAAGGGCCTGCCCTATGCCTTCGCCTCGCACTTCGCGCCACGCTTCATGCATGACGCGATCCGCCTGTACCGCGAGAACTTCCAGCCCTCCGCCGTGCTGGACAAGCCCTATGTGATGCTCGGCGTGCCGCTGCTGGCCGCCGACAGCGACGAACGCGCCGAGTACCTGGCCACCTCGGCCTACCAGCGCATCCTGGCGCTGGTACGCGGCCAGAGCCTGCTGCTGCGCCCTCCGGTGAACAGCATGCAGGGCCTGTGGCTACCCCACGAACAGGATGCGGTGGGCAACTTCCTCGGGATGGCCTTGATCGGCGGCCCGGAGAAGATCCGCGCACGCCTGGAGGTCCTGCTGGAGCAGACAGGGGCTGACGAGCTGATCTTCACCTGCGACTTCTACGAAACCACAGACCGCCACCGCGCCTTCGAGATCGTCGCCGGGCTGCGGCGGTAAGCGCCCGGTAGGGTGCGCCGTGCGCACCAACGCGCGGTGCATCGGTGCGCATGGCGCACCCTACGGTGGGCTCAACCGTCGCTCAGGCGAAAGCCGATTTTCACGGTGACCTGGAAGTGCGCCACCTTGCCCTGCTCGATATGCCCACGAATTTCCCCGACCTCGAACCAGTCGAGGTTCTGGTGGCTGCGGCCGGCTTCGCTGATGGCGTTCTGGATCGCTTCGTCGACGCTGTTGGGCGAAGAGCCGACAATCTCGATTTTCTTATAGATATGACTATTCGACATAAAAAATCCCTCTATTAGTGAATTGCCTGATAAAGGTCACCCAAACCAGCGGAAAGTGCAACACCCCCATCGCAGCCGCGGCGGCAGGCCGCAAGCCCCCCGAGTCAGGGCAGCAGGACCGTCGAACCGGTGGTCTGCCGTGCCGACAGGCGGCGCTGGGCCTCGGCGGCCTCGGTCAGGGGGAAGCGCTGGCCGATCTCGACCTCGATGGCACCACTGGCGATCAGTTCGAACAGTTCGTCGGCCATGGCTTGCAGGTGCGCAGGGCTGTCGGCGTAGCTGGCCAGGGTCGGCCGGGTGACGAACAGCGACCCCTTCTGCGCAAGGATGCCCAGGTTGACGCCAGTGACCGCCCCCGAGGCATTGCCGAAGCTGACCAACAGGCCACGCGGCGCCACGCAATCCAGCGAGGTCTCCCAGGTGTCCTTGCCCACCGAGTCGTAGACCACCGGGCACTTGCGCCCCTCGGTCAGCTCAAGCACGCGCTGCACCACGTCCTCGCGGCTGCTGTCGATGGTCGCCCAGGCCCCCAGTGCTTGCGCCCGCGCGGCCTTTTCCGCTGAACCGACCACACCGATCAGCCGCACCCCCAGCGCCCTCGCCCACTGGCAGGCGATGGAGCCGACACCACCGGCGGCGGCATGGAACAGCACGGTCTGGCCGGCTTCGAGACGCTGGGTCTGGCGCAGCAGGTAGTGCACGGTCAGGCCCTTGAGCATCACCGCCGCCGCCTGTTCGAAACCAATGGCCTCGGGCAGCCTGACCAGGTGCCGCGCCGGCAGGGTGTGGTACTCGCCATAGGCGCCGAGCGGGCCGGTGGCATAGGCAACGCGGTCCCCGGGCTGCCAGCCGCTGACACCTTCGCCGATCGCCTCGATCACCCCGGCGGCTTCGGTACCCAGGCCGGACGGCAGGCTGGGCGGCGCATACAGACCGTCACGGAAATAGGTGTCGATGAAGTTCAGGCCGACCGCGTGGTTGCGCACCAGCACCTCGCCCGGCGCGGGCGCCAGCGGGTCTACATCGACCTGTTCGAGAACCTCGGGACCGCCATGCCGGCTGAACTGGATACGCGTTGCCATATCGACTCCTTATCAAGAATGTTCTCGCGGGCCTGGCCCAGCCAGGGAAACCAGGCTGGATGTTATGCTTGCCGCCTGAAAATCGCACCCGCCGGCCGACCAAGGTGACCTGAGTGAACGACCGTATCGAATCCATCAAGACCTACCTGCTCGACCTGCAGGACCGCATCTGCGCCGCTCTGGAGGCCGAGGACGGTCGCGCGCGCTTCATCGAGGATGCCTGGCAGCGCCCTGGCGGCGGCGGCGGGCGGACGCGGGTGATCGAGAACGGCGCATTGGTCGAGAAAGGCGGGGTGAATTTCTCCCATGTGTTCGGTGCCGGGCTACCGCCCTCGGCCAGCGCCCATCGGCCGGAACTGGCCGGACGCGGCTTCCAGGCGCTCGGCGTGTCGTTGGTGATCCACCCGGAAAACCCGCATGTGCCCACTTCCCACGCCAACGTGCGCTTCTTCAGCGCCGAGAAGGAGGGAGAAGAGCCGGTCTGGTGGTTCGGCGGCGGCTTCGACCTGACGCCCTACTACGGCGTCGAAGAAGACTGCGTGCACTGGCACCAGGTCGCCCGCGCGGCCTGTGCGCCCTTCGGCGCCGATGTCTACCCGCGCTTCAAGGAATGGTGCGACCGCTACTTCCATCTCAAGCACCGCAACGAGCCGCGCGGCGTCGGCGGGCTGTTCTTCGACGACCTCAACCAGTGGGACTTCGACACCAGCTTCGCCTTCCTGCGCGCCATCGGCGATGCCTACCTGGAGGCTTATCTGCCGATCATCCAGCGACGCAAGTCGACACCCTTCGACGAAGCGCAGCGCGAATTCCAGGCGTTCCGCCGTGGGCGCTACGTGGAATACAACCTGGTCTACGACCGTGGCACCTTGTTCGGCCTGCAATCGGGTGGACGCACCGAGTCCATCCTGATGTCGCTGCCGCCCATCGTGCGCTGGGGCTACGACTGGAAGGCCGAGCCAGGCACGCCCGAGGCACGGCTGACCGAGTACTTCCTGCAGGAGCGTGACTGGCTCGGCGAGGCGGGCCTGTGATGGACCGTTACGGCGTCTTCGGCAACCCCATCGGGCACAGCAAGTCCCCGCAGATCCACCGCCTGTTCGCCGCGCAGACCGACCAGTCGCTCAGCTACGAGGCGCTGCTGGCGCCACTGGACGACTTCGCCGGCTTCGCCCGCGACTTCTTCCGCCAGGGCCTGGGCGCCAACGTCACGGTGCCATTCAAGGAGCAGGCCTACCGCCTGGCCGACCAGCTGAGCGAGCGCGCCCGCCGTGCCGGCGCGGTGAACACCCTGAAGAAACTCGACGACGGCCGCCTGCTCGGCGACAACACCGACGGCGCCGGGCTGGTCGCCGACCTGCTGGACAACCGTGTCGCCATCGAAGGCCAGAGCGTACTGCTACTGGGTGCCGGTGGCGCGGTGCGCGGCGTGTTGGAGCCCTTGCTGGCACAGCGCCCAGGCCGTCTGGTGATCGCCAACCGCACACACGCCAAGGCCGAGGAACTGGCCGAAGCCTTCGCCAGCCTGGGCGAGGTGTCGGCCAGCGGTTTCGATGAATTACAGGCACCGTTCGACCTGATCATCAACGGCACCTCGGCCAGCCTCGGCGGCGAGCTGCCGGCCATCGCCCGCGACGTGATCCGACCTGGCCACAGCGTCTGCTACGACATGATGTACGCCAAGGAGGCGACCGCCTTCAATCGCTGGGCCGCCGAGCAAGGCGCCGCCACGACCCTGGACGGCCTGGGCATGCTGGTCGGCCAGGCCGCCGAGGCGTTCCAGCTCTGGCGCGGCGTGCGTCCGGACAGCACGCCGGTACTGGCTGAACTGCGTCGGCAACTGATGGAGGGATGACGATGGACGTGCGTGTACGGGGCTACCATGCCCATGTCTACTTCGACGCCGACAGCCTCGAGCAGGCGCGCAGCCTGTGCGAGGAAGCGGCACGGCAGTTCCCGCTGCGCATGGGCCGCGTCCACCAGCAGCCGGTCGGGCCGCACCCCGACTGGAGCTGCCAACTGGCCTTCCGTGCCGAGCTGTTCGCCCAGGTGATCCCATGGCTGATGCTCAACCGCCAGGGCCTGACCATCCTGATCCACCCGATCACCGGCAACGACCTGCGCGACCACCGCGACTACCCGATGTGGATGGGCGCCATGCGCCCGCTGGACCTGTCGGTACTCAGCGACCGGGACGATGTGGAATACGAGCTTTGAGCTGCAAGCTGATCCTGCTGATAACGTTTCTCGATTGATGTAGTCTTGCGCGCCTATCGCCCGAGCGGGCAGGCACGACAAGGCAGGATCATGTCCCGTAGCGACTCAGCCGATCTGCTGGCAAGCTTCCAGGAGCATTACGATGACCTCCTGCGCTTCCTCGCCCGCCGCCTGGGCGATGTGGAGTGTGCGGCGGATGTCGCCCAGGACGCCTACCTGCGCCTGGCCCGCCTGCAGCCCGGCACACCGATCGATGAGCCGCGCGCCTATGTCTTCCGCGTCGCCGGCAACCTGGCCATCGACCACCTGCGCAAAGAGCGGCGCCTGGCCGGCCTGCACGCCGATGAGCTGGAGGCGGCGGATATCCACGATCCCTGCTCAGGCCCAGAAAGTGCCCTGGCCGCCAGCCAGAGCCTGGCACAACTGGATGCCGCTCTCGACCAGTTGCCCGCCAATGCCCGCCTGGCGCTGCTGCTCAACCGGCTGGAAGGGCTGACCCATACCCAGATCGCTACGCGCCTCGGCGTCTCCGAAAGCATGGTGGGCAAGTACATCGTCCAGGCCATGCGCCATTGCCATGCCTGGCGTCGGCAGAGGGACAGCCAGTGAGCGAGCATCTGACACAGGAGCAGGCGACACTCGAAGACCAGGCCATCGAGCGCCTGGTGCACCTGCACTCGGGCCGCGCCACGGCGGCTGACCGGCAGGCCTTCGCGCACTGGAGCCAACTCAGCGACGCCCACCGGGCAGCCGCACAGGGCGCCCAGTCCCTGTGGGACGACCTTCCACAAACCGAAGCAGCCAGGCACTTCGTCCCACCGGCGCCACGCCGAACACGCCGCCGCCTGCTCACAGTGGCCCTGGCGGCATCGCTGGCCATCGTAGTCGTCGGTGGCGCTCTGCTCGACCCACTGGTGACACTGCGGGCCGACCACGTCACCACCGTTGGCGAGCGCCGCCAACTGCACTTGCAGGACGGCAGCCAGCTCTGGCTGAACAGTGCTTCCGCCGTCGCCATCGACTATTCCCCGGGCAGCCGCACGGTCCGGTTGCTCAAGGGAGAGGCGTTGTTCGACGTGGCCAAGGACGCCACCCGCCCCTTCATCGTGCAGGCCGGGGATGGCAGCGTGCGCGCCGTGGGTACGCGTTTCGACGTTGACCTGCACGCTCGACACACCGACGTGGTGGTGAGCGAAGGCATCGTCGAAGTGACCTCGGGCAAGCAGACGGCCGTACGGCTGGTCGCCGGACAGGGCGTGACCTACCAGGCTGGACAACCCCTGGGCGCATTGCGCCAGGTGGACGCTCAGGACAGCACCGCCTGGCAACGCGGCAAACTGATCTTCAACCGCCGCCCGCTGGGCGAGGTACTGGCCGAACTGGAGCGCCACCTGCCCGGCAAGCTCCACCTCACCGATGACGCATTGCGCGGGTTGCGCATCAGCGGCGTATTCGAGCTGGACGACCCGCAAGCCGCGCTGCGCACCCTGGAGCAGACTCAGCCACTGAGCATCACCCGCCTGCCACTGCTGACGCTGATCCGTCCTAAACCCTGATCAGCGAGTTCACCGCTGGCGCCTGAAAAATTTTCGATCCGCCACGGCAAGGTCGACCAGGCTGTTTCGTCGTAGGCATGAAGCGCGAAGTATTCGTATTTATCGCGCCATCGCCAACCCGCACAAGACAGGGCCAACCATGCACGACCAACCCACCCGCTCATTGCGCCGCGCCATCGCCTTCGCCACCCTGCTCGGCTGCACTCTGCCTGCCCTGGCGGCAGAACAGCCAGCACGCTTCGATATCCCCGCCCAGCCGCTGGACAGCGCCCTGACCCGCTTCGCTGACCAGGCCGGGCTGCGCATCCTGTTCACCTCCGACGACGTCGCCGGCCTCGACGGCAACCCCCTGAACGGCAGTTTCCCACCCAGCCAGGCGCTGCAACGGCTACTGCAAGGCAGCGGCTACGGCTTCCAGTTCGTCGACGAAAAGACCCTGACCCTGCGCAAGCTGCAGGAGGGCAGCGGGCCGGTGGAGCTGGATGCGACCCGTATCGACAGCTCAGCGACTCCTCGGCTCATGAGCGAAGGCAGTGGCTCTTATGCATCCACGGCGGCCAGCATCATGAAGGGCGCAAGGTCCCTCAAGGAGATTCCACAGTCCGTTACCGTCATGACACGCAAGCGACTGGATGACCAGCGGCTGGATACCGTCACAGAGGCACTGGCCAATACACCGGGTATCGTATTGATCCGGCGCCCGAACGGAGGCAGTGACATCTATGCTCGTGGCTACCTGACAGAGTCGCTTCAGTACGACGGTGTTCCCATGTTGCGCTATCACAATTGGGGGAATTCACTGTCCGCAAGCGCCGTCCACCTTGATCGGATAGAGGTCCTGCGTGGCGCATCAGGGCTGCTCGAAGGTGCCGGACATCCGGCAGGATCGGTGAACCTGGTACGCAAGAGAGGGTTGGCTGACAACGCGCTCAGTCTGGAAGCACGCGCAGGCTCCTGGGATACCTACGGCACGCGTATCGATACCGGAGGCCCCTTGAACGAAACGGGCACCTTACGCTCCCGGATAGTCGTCGATTACCAGGATGGGCATTCCTTCCTCGATTCGGTATGGGACAAGGACGCCAATGCCTATGCGGCCCTCGATCTCGATGTTTCACCCAATACGGTGATTGGCCTGGGGTTCTCGTATGCCCGCCTGAATGGCAACAGCGCCTTGTATAGCGGAGTGCCCCGCTACGCGGATGGCCGTTCACTGGGTCTATCCAGATCGGCCTATCTCTCCCCGGGCTGGAACGAGGCAACTCGCCGTGAAAAGCAGACCTTCATCGACCTTGAACACAGGTTGAATGCCGACTGGAGCTTCAAGAGCACGGCCGTTTTCATCCAGGAGAGCTATGACGCCATCGAGTCCCACGCGAATGGACTGGTGGCCCTGGGCGGCAACACCGTCAGCGGGCCAGGCTTCGATTATTCGGACTCGGCAAAAAGCCACGGCCTGGACATGAACCTTACAGGAAACCTGCAATTGTTCGGCCTCGCCCACGATCTGGTCCTGGGCGGCAACTATTCCAGACAGGAACGGGACGACGGCTATAGCCAGTACTGGGGCTACGCCACCTATAACGTCTTCGATCCGAGACACAATCCGCCACGCCTTGAACAGTCGACCCCGACCGCGATCCTCGAGCAGGATACCGATACAGAACAACGCGGCCTGTACGGCATGCTACGCAGCCACCTGACAGACAAACTCACCCTCAACCTGGGCGCACGGGTGAGTTGGTACGCGTTCGACTCGGAGACGACCATATTGAATGCTGCCAGCACATCGCGCTCGTCCCTGGAAGAAAATGGCGAGTTCACGCCCTATGCCGGACTGGTGTACGCCTTGACGCCTCAGTGGTCGGCGTATGCCAGTTATACGGAAATATTCAGCCCCCAGACTTCGACCGATGCCCAGTTCAGGATACTGCCGCCCATGACCGGCATTGCCTATGAAACAGGAGTGAAAGGCGAGCATTTCGATGGAGACCTCAACACTTCTCTGGCCATCTACCG is part of the Pseudomonas sp. ABC1 genome and encodes:
- a CDS encoding TonB-dependent receptor, whose protein sequence is MHDQPTRSLRRAIAFATLLGCTLPALAAEQPARFDIPAQPLDSALTRFADQAGLRILFTSDDVAGLDGNPLNGSFPPSQALQRLLQGSGYGFQFVDEKTLTLRKLQEGSGPVELDATRIDSSATPRLMSEGSGSYASTAASIMKGARSLKEIPQSVTVMTRKRLDDQRLDTVTEALANTPGIVLIRRPNGGSDIYARGYLTESLQYDGVPMLRYHNWGNSLSASAVHLDRIEVLRGASGLLEGAGHPAGSVNLVRKRGLADNALSLEARAGSWDTYGTRIDTGGPLNETGTLRSRIVVDYQDGHSFLDSVWDKDANAYAALDLDVSPNTVIGLGFSYARLNGNSALYSGVPRYADGRSLGLSRSAYLSPGWNEATRREKQTFIDLEHRLNADWSFKSTAVFIQESYDAIESHANGLVALGGNTVSGPGFDYSDSAKSHGLDMNLTGNLQLFGLAHDLVLGGNYSRQERDDGYSQYWGYATYNVFDPRHNPPRLEQSTPTAILEQDTDTEQRGLYGMLRSHLTDKLTLNLGARVSWYAFDSETTILNAASTSRSSLEENGEFTPYAGLVYALTPQWSAYASYTEIFSPQTSTDAQFRILPPMTGIAYETGVKGEHFDGDLNTSLAIYRVDQKDRAVTDYDAPMVCDGWYCSRAAGKVRSEGFELEAHGKLTQGLQVSAGYTYNRNRYLQDTDKALEGKPFDYGPRHVLRLWSDYQLPGDQGKWRVGAGVNFRSEQKTNSTTRLNPVQGSYAIWNAMLAYRIDGHWSTQLNMNNVFDKKYYSNISDNYFYSHVGEPRNFTVSLRGEF